One Myripristis murdjan chromosome 17, fMyrMur1.1, whole genome shotgun sequence DNA segment encodes these proteins:
- the LOC115375676 gene encoding zinc finger protein 90-like produces the protein MVYNPQIQHGSCSTQNPLSEDPGCSYTLSTSVSVSAPSDTGSSFPFVISEVTHQPPAGFPDSRQRAPPQSDEPPTTRKEITAAPNAFILREGWRSQDAAPASRDESGGKSFVCSCCGKTLACLKNLKTHMRVHTGEKPFGCALCGKRFSDSSNLKRHQSVHTGEKRYSCVHCGKRFAQSGSLKVHMTVHTGCKQFRCLYCGKTFISANHLRRHMSVHDAEKHLTPTLH, from the coding sequence ATGGTGTATAACCCGCAGATCCAACATGGCTCCTGCAGTACCCAGAATCCTTTGAGTGAGGATCCCGGATGCTCTTACACTCTGAGCACCAGCGTTAGCGTTTCGGCTCCCTCCGACACAGGCAGCAGCTTCCCTTTTGTTATCAGTGAGGTGACACACCAGCCGCCTGCAGGTTTCCCAGACAGCAGGCAGAGGGCGCCGCCGCAGTCAGACGAACCTCCGACGACCAGGAAAGAGATCACGGCCGCACCCAACGCTTTCATCCTGAGGGAGGGCTGGCGGTCGCAGGACGCGGCGCCCGCCTCCAGAGACGAGTCGGGCGGGAAGTCGTTCGTGTGCAGCTGCTGCGGGAAGACTCTGGCCTGCCTGAAGAACCTGAAGACGCACATGCGGGTCCACACGGGCGAGAAGCCGTTCGGCTGCGCGCTGTGCGGCAAGCGCTTCTCCGACTCCAGCAACCTGAAGCGGCACCAGAGCGTGCACACGGGCGAGAAGCGCTACAGCTGCGTGCACTGCGGCAAGCGCTTCGCCCAGTCCGGCTCGCTCAAGGTGCACATGACGGTGCACACGGGCTGCAAGCAGTTCAGGTGCCTGTACTGCGGAAAGACGTTCATCTCCGCCAACCACCTGCGGCGCCACATGAGCGTGCACGACGCGGAGAAACACTTAACGCCCACGCTGCACTGA
- the LOC115375352 gene encoding verrucotoxin subunit beta-like encodes MEPEAVKTTELAALGRPFSLGMLYDCRQDSLIPGLTLWDPDALEKDARERPQPNSEFEIVASESIEEKSSALNVDASLKASFFSELVKVEGSAKYLKDCKISKNQARVTLKYKTTTKFQELSMNHLGRGNMKHPYVFDKGMATHVVTGILYGAQAFFVFDCEVSENEDHQEIEGNLKVMIKKIPKLEIDGEGSLQINKKDMSKVEKFSCKFHGDFNLQKNPVSFQDAIQVYQSLPKLLGANGENAVPVKVWLMPLKSLDSSAAQLVCQISIRLVMEAQSILEDFSELEMRCNDAMKNSTTQQFPQIGKKLKAFRELCSEYKLEFQRTLAEKLPSIRGGGEEEAVLAEVLKKRHSSPFNSKNLSEWMSCKEREIHILKSLTDMMKNTKIVTSRHALDKEILSAEHAVCFAFTSLEDDEPYLSDLSMYLKETPQPESPQDITYQTYDVEKAQWYFPKEVMDAVRQKAKLFNGFAEANIDQKNIKFLTAGIANEKPKGATIHLYKEVSFTPENFEPPSKPEEPAVSKKTHRSVTVRIFPPRFGAENITHYSVEYCVSGEDDWQKMTVLKAGQVTVSSLAPNTEYLFRCRAVCSVGKGPASDVSGPITTLPTSPPGKLQAEPISNELSVSWEKPAEIGKGVNILSYIVEYAKTAPGVKYEDLEWNYMVSRDEEAIISELQPETDYAVRAASGCPLKPPPQLEPYSFRQAASGCPFKPPPQLGPYGQPVAVNSK; translated from the exons ATGGAACCTGAAGCCGTCAAGACGACAGAGCTGGCAGCGCTCGGTCGGCCTTTCAGCCTCGGGATGCTGTACGACTGTCGGCAAGACTCCCTGATCCCTG GCTTGACATTGTGGGACCCTGATGCCCTGGAGAAGGATGCACGAGAAAGACCCCAACCCAACAGTGAATTTGAGATAGTTGCATCAGAATCGATTGAGGAAAAATCTTCAGCATTAAATGTTGATGCCTCCCTGAAGGCAAGTTTCTTTAGTGAACTGGTAAAGGTTGAGGGCTCTGCCAAATACCTAAAAGACTGTAAGATTTCCAAAAATCAGGCCAGAGTGACACTCAAATACAAAACTACAACCAAGTTCCAGGAGCTGTCAATGAATCATCTTGGAAGAGGCAATATGAAACATCCATATGTTTTTGATAAAGGAATGGCAACACATGTAGTCACAGGTATCCTTTATGGGGCACAAGCCTTCTTTGTATTTGACTGTGAGGTGTCTGAAAATGAGGATCATCAAGAGATTGAGGGCAACCTGAAGGTGATGATCAAAAAGATTCCCAAGCTTGAAATAGACGGTGAAGGTTCCctgcaaattaataaaaaagacatgtcaaaagttgaaaaattCTCCTGCAAATTCCACGGTGACTTTAACCTTCAGAAGAATCCTGTGTCCTTTCAGGATGCAATACAAGTCTACCAGAGTCTACCAAAATTACTGGGAGCAAATGGAGAAAATGCCGTGCCAGTGAAGGTCTGGCTGATGCCCCTGAAAAGTTTAGATTCTTCTGCAGCTCAACTTGTCTGTCAGATAAGTATTAGATTAGTAATGGAGGCACAGAGCATCCTGGAGGACTTCAGTGAGCTAGAAATGAGGTGCAATGatgcaatgaaaaacagcacaacccAACAATTCCCACAAATTGGGAAAAAGCTTAAAGCTTTTCGAGAACTATGCTCTGAGTACAAGCTGGAGTTCCAGAGGACCCTGGCAGAGAAACTTCCATCAATCCGGGGAGGTGGGGAAGAGGAGGCTGTGCTTGCAGAGGTGTTGAAAAAGAGACATTCTTCTCCATTTAACAGCAAAAACCTCAGTGAGTGGATGAgttgtaaagagagagaaatacacatCTTAAAATCACTCACTGACATGATGAAAAACACCAAGATTGTCACATCTCGCCATGCACTAGACAAGGAAATCCTCAGTGCtgagcatgctgtgtgctttgcttTCACCTCACTGGAGGATGATGAACCATACCTCTCAGATTTATCAATGTACTTAAAGGAAACACCCCAACCAGAGAGTCCTCAAGACATCACATATCAGACTTATGATGTAGAGAAGGCTCAGTGGTACTTTCCAAAGGAGGTGATGGATGCAGTGAGGCAAAAAGCAAAGCTTTTCAATGGCTTTGCAGAGGCCAACATAGACCAGAAAAACATTAAGTTCCTGACAGCAGGTATAGCAAATGAGAAGCCAAAAGGAGCAACCATTCACCTTTATAAAGAGGTTTCTTTCACCCCTGAGAACTTTGAACCCCCTTCAAAGCCTGAAGAACCAGCAGTAAGTAAGAAAACCCACAGGAGTGTGACAGTGAGGATTTTCCCACCAAGATTTGGAGCAGAAAACATCACCCACTACTCTGTTGAGTACTGTGTCAGTGGAGAAGATGACTGGCAGAAAATGACAGTATTGAAAGCTGGACAAGTCACAGTGTCCAGTCTGGCTCCTAACACAGAGTACTTGTTCAGATGCAGAGCAGTGTGCTCAGTTGGAAAAGGGCCAGCTAGTGATGTCAGTGGTCCCATTACAACCTTACCCACTAGTCCTCCTGGGAAACTGCAAGCTGAACCAATTTCAAATGAGCTGTCAGTTAGCTGGGAGAAACCTGCTGAGATTGGCAAAGGTGTCAACATTTTGAGCTACATTGTAGAGTATGCAAAAACAGCTCCTGGTGTGAAATATGAAGACCTTGAATGGAACTACATGGTTTCACGAGATGAAGAGGCCATCATATCTGAGCTTCAGCCAGAGACAGATTACGCTGTCAGG GCAGCCAGTGGCTGCCCCCTCAAACCTCCTCCACAGCTTGAACCCTACTCTTTCAGGCAGGCAGCCAGTGGCTGCCCCTTCAAACCCCCTCCGCAGCTTGGACCATACGGTCAGCCAGTGGCTGTCAACAGCAAGTGA